From Brachyspira hampsonii:
CTACTAAGGCAGCCCAAGTAGCACCGCTTACGCCATCAACATAAATATTGTTAGCTGCGATCATTTTATCATAAGCAGCTTTTCCTCTTGCAGGTCCAGAACTATGTGCACATTTTGTTAACACAACTTTAGTTAATTTACCGCCTGCAACAGTAACTTTAGCTTGATAGTCTCCTTGTCTTGTTTTATAAGTAGCTTTGTAATTTCCTA
This genomic window contains:
- a CDS encoding FMN-binding protein, yielding MSLRKFLFLVAIVLFAASLFLFAQGKVDLAKVPDGTYLGNYKATYKTRQGDYQAKVTVAGGKLTKVVLTKCAHSSGPARGKAAYDKMIAANNIYVDGVSGATWAALVEDALTKLTPAK